A stretch of Gemmatimonas aurantiaca T-27 DNA encodes these proteins:
- a CDS encoding VWA domain-containing protein, protein MTIPLPNLPPLIFDAPWLLLLALLLPLLVWWLRRQRRDQRTARLARYASLTALTRLVVSQDAEASRRTLRLMLIAALLGLALSGPRWGLARGPMSSRGIDMAIAIDASLSMLAQDERPSRLERVKQEVRRLRAMSPADRVALIAFAGRSYILTPLTGDDGALELFLDNLDPGVVGQAGSSLSRAIRQGSELLLASDGSADRALVLLSDGESFDSAEDIESAASEAGSKGISVVTVGFGTRDGATIPVREGTIVQQKRDDAGNVVVTRYAPELLEQAAKSANGTFIAAEASDKASRIRAALRSLRTARRSIDTREDHVPRFLWFLVPALALLAWDSWRLVRRGGGTSRRPEIANASTVAALAMMVVVPGLLGSCAQSPDPAALFAEGNVPAALRAYRELIARGDTTLVTAYNLGTTLIAVDSLPEASERLEMVRRAADGEVRFRARFNAGLAALIMGRAPGNPEGERRLADARSAYRALLTDRSDYPDGKWNYELALRQTPPQGGGGGGGGGGGNNDQNEQPQPQGQGGLDQKQAEALLNSAAREERDVQGRKQRQSRTPPGGKDW, encoded by the coding sequence ATGACGATCCCGCTGCCCAACCTGCCGCCGCTGATTTTCGATGCGCCGTGGTTGTTGTTGCTGGCGTTGTTGTTGCCGCTGCTGGTGTGGTGGTTGCGGCGTCAACGGCGTGATCAGCGCACCGCACGACTGGCGCGCTATGCCTCGCTGACCGCCCTGACGCGTCTGGTCGTTTCTCAGGACGCCGAGGCGTCCCGTCGCACGCTGCGGTTGATGTTGATTGCCGCGCTGCTGGGTCTTGCGTTGTCCGGTCCACGTTGGGGGCTCGCGCGCGGACCGATGAGTTCCCGTGGCATCGATATGGCCATCGCGATCGATGCGTCGCTGTCGATGTTGGCGCAGGACGAGCGTCCCTCGCGCCTGGAACGGGTGAAGCAGGAAGTGCGACGCTTGCGTGCCATGTCACCGGCAGATCGCGTGGCGTTGATCGCCTTCGCCGGTCGGAGCTACATCCTCACCCCGCTCACGGGTGACGATGGCGCGCTGGAACTGTTCCTCGACAACCTCGACCCCGGCGTGGTCGGTCAGGCCGGCAGCTCGTTGTCGCGCGCCATTCGCCAGGGCAGTGAGCTGTTGCTGGCCAGCGATGGCAGTGCCGATCGGGCGCTGGTGTTGCTCAGCGACGGAGAGTCGTTCGATTCCGCGGAAGACATCGAGTCGGCGGCCTCTGAAGCGGGCAGCAAGGGCATCAGCGTGGTGACGGTCGGCTTTGGTACGCGAGATGGAGCCACCATCCCCGTACGAGAAGGCACGATTGTGCAGCAGAAGCGCGATGATGCCGGCAATGTCGTGGTCACGCGCTACGCCCCCGAATTGCTCGAGCAGGCGGCCAAGTCTGCCAATGGCACCTTCATCGCCGCAGAAGCCTCGGACAAGGCGTCACGCATCCGTGCGGCACTGCGGTCGTTGCGCACAGCGCGTCGCTCGATTGATACGCGCGAAGATCACGTGCCACGGTTCCTCTGGTTCCTGGTGCCAGCATTGGCCTTGCTGGCCTGGGACTCGTGGCGTTTGGTACGCCGCGGTGGCGGTACGTCCCGTCGTCCGGAAATCGCCAACGCCAGCACCGTCGCGGCATTGGCCATGATGGTGGTGGTACCCGGGCTGCTGGGCTCCTGCGCGCAGAGTCCTGACCCCGCGGCCCTGTTTGCCGAAGGCAACGTGCCGGCTGCGCTGCGGGCCTACCGCGAGCTGATCGCGCGGGGCGACACGACGCTGGTCACCGCATACAACCTGGGCACGACACTCATCGCGGTCGACTCGCTCCCTGAAGCATCCGAACGACTCGAGATGGTGCGCCGCGCCGCCGATGGTGAGGTGCGGTTCCGCGCGCGGTTCAACGCCGGCCTGGCCGCGTTGATCATGGGGCGAGCGCCTGGCAATCCGGAGGGTGAGCGCCGACTGGCCGACGCGCGGTCTGCCTACCGTGCACTGCTCACCGATCGATCGGACTATCCGGACGGCAAGTGGAACTACGAGCTCGCACTCCGCCAGACACCACCGCAAGGTGGCGGAGGGGGTGGTGGCGGTGGTGGTGGCAACAACGATCAGAATGAGCAACCGCAGCCGCAGGGACAGGGTGGACTGGATCAGAAACAAGCCGAGGCCCTGCTGAACAGCGCGGCGCGTGAAGAACGCGATGTGCAGGGACGCAAGCAGCGGCAGAGTCGAACGCCGCCCGGCGGGAAGGACTGGTGA
- a CDS encoding SH3 domain-containing protein yields MRRISRRAVSVAVCTVLSLDASVAANAQPSPTAIVDRVRVNSARAIDFHAAVFPESVYVGQQVTYQVAVLLSEDARNRLRRDPEFRPPELRGLLAYELGTPRRVPAREYSGRRYEAHVFQRALFGIAPGVLTVPSPQLTYFLSQSSSYFSREERSVVHAESAQLVVMPLPEEGRPADFSGAVGVLEARTSFDATAARVGDPLMLTVRLEGEGNVKLLPRPMVELPWASVVPGSERVRIDSSGALVRGVKEFDFILTPTRPGAVVLPVIRYSYFDPYRATYEWAESTPADVQVADGTLAAGTESDETSRLPLRSWQVEERRAGYDVPTIWRLSLLGIWGGAALLAFGAWWRRRHRARQAEAPTESVVTQRPLSEADGSPGSIARDLRRTLLQQLAARLHVPAGALVVRADVERVLRRRGVTRSSTREVLTVLDALAVEGFGDATHRREPGPDDLRAQAARVAELVAAEAVAQGRTRLWRRRGAQHGSRLGLMLVVLATGLATPAERTVAQGGTTSGPGDVPLLVREASAAYEARRYGAAAERFAEAVSQRPRDVDLLMNWGNAAWSAGDTVSAVIAWQRAARLEPITADVQERLALLPPGARGGIAEVPMVPVYPLMVVATVCWVLGTIVLIVAWSRTAVADRGVLRVSVGAALMLVGAGVAASAWWGTSALDPHGLAVVRRPEAMRVQPAFDANTAGGLATGDIVRLAAVQEQWARVEHADGRFGWVPAERLSLLVTDAVR; encoded by the coding sequence ATGCGCCGGATCAGCCGGCGCGCGGTGAGCGTGGCGGTGTGCACCGTTCTCTCGCTCGACGCGAGCGTTGCCGCCAATGCCCAACCGTCGCCGACGGCCATTGTCGATCGGGTACGGGTGAACAGTGCACGCGCCATCGACTTTCATGCGGCCGTGTTCCCGGAATCGGTGTACGTGGGGCAACAGGTCACCTATCAGGTGGCGGTGCTGCTCAGCGAAGACGCACGCAATCGTTTGCGTCGTGATCCGGAATTCCGTCCACCGGAATTGCGCGGCTTGCTGGCCTATGAGCTGGGCACCCCCAGACGAGTGCCTGCGCGCGAGTACTCCGGGCGACGTTATGAAGCCCATGTGTTCCAGCGGGCGCTGTTTGGGATTGCCCCCGGCGTGCTCACCGTACCATCTCCGCAACTCACGTATTTCCTGTCGCAGTCATCGAGCTACTTCAGTCGCGAAGAGCGCAGCGTGGTGCATGCGGAGAGTGCACAACTGGTCGTGATGCCGCTGCCGGAAGAAGGTCGCCCAGCGGATTTTTCGGGGGCGGTGGGTGTGCTCGAAGCGCGTACCAGCTTCGATGCCACCGCGGCGCGGGTCGGCGATCCCCTCATGCTCACCGTTCGACTGGAAGGTGAGGGCAACGTGAAGTTGCTGCCGCGCCCCATGGTGGAATTGCCATGGGCATCCGTGGTGCCGGGCAGCGAGCGCGTGCGCATCGACTCGTCCGGGGCGTTGGTGCGGGGCGTCAAAGAATTCGACTTCATTCTCACGCCCACGCGCCCCGGCGCCGTGGTGCTGCCCGTCATTCGCTACAGCTATTTCGATCCCTACCGCGCCACGTATGAGTGGGCGGAGTCCACACCGGCCGATGTGCAGGTGGCCGATGGGACATTGGCCGCAGGGACAGAGTCCGACGAAACGTCGCGCCTGCCATTGCGCAGTTGGCAAGTGGAGGAACGGCGCGCTGGTTATGACGTGCCGACGATCTGGCGACTGAGTCTGCTCGGGATATGGGGAGGCGCGGCGCTGCTTGCGTTCGGTGCTTGGTGGCGCCGTCGACATCGTGCGCGGCAGGCTGAAGCCCCAACCGAAAGTGTGGTTACACAGCGTCCGCTGTCGGAAGCCGATGGCTCGCCCGGCTCGATAGCGCGTGATCTCCGGCGTACGCTGTTGCAGCAACTGGCGGCCCGATTGCACGTACCGGCGGGGGCGTTGGTCGTACGGGCTGATGTCGAGCGGGTGTTGCGTCGCCGCGGCGTGACACGATCATCCACCCGCGAAGTGCTGACGGTGCTGGATGCATTGGCCGTGGAAGGATTTGGAGACGCGACACATCGCCGCGAACCAGGCCCTGATGACCTGCGGGCACAGGCTGCCCGTGTGGCGGAACTGGTGGCTGCGGAAGCGGTCGCGCAGGGACGCACGCGTCTCTGGCGTCGACGCGGGGCGCAACACGGTTCACGGCTTGGATTGATGCTGGTGGTGTTGGCCACGGGACTCGCGACTCCTGCCGAACGTACCGTCGCGCAGGGAGGCACCACCTCGGGGCCTGGTGATGTGCCATTGCTCGTGCGTGAAGCCAGCGCTGCGTATGAAGCCCGACGGTATGGTGCCGCCGCCGAACGGTTCGCCGAGGCGGTGAGTCAGCGTCCACGCGATGTGGATCTGCTGATGAATTGGGGAAATGCGGCGTGGTCGGCTGGTGACACCGTCAGTGCCGTGATTGCGTGGCAGCGTGCGGCGCGACTGGAGCCCATCACGGCCGATGTACAGGAGCGGCTCGCGCTGTTGCCACCGGGGGCGCGTGGTGGCATTGCTGAAGTGCCCATGGTGCCGGTCTATCCCCTGATGGTCGTGGCTACCGTGTGCTGGGTGCTGGGCACGATCGTGCTCATCGTCGCATGGTCTCGAACCGCGGTGGCCGATCGGGGAGTGCTGCGCGTGTCGGTGGGGGCCGCGTTGATGCTGGTGGGCGCCGGGGTGGCCGCGAGCGCGTGGTGGGGCACCTCGGCACTCGATCCGCACGGACTGGCTGTGGTACGCCGCCCCGAAGCGATGCGTGTGCAACCGGCCTTCGATGCCAACACCGCAGGCGGTCTGGCGACCGGCGATATCGTGCGGCTTGCCGCGGTGCAGGAGCAGTGGGCGCGTGTGGAACACGCGGATGGCCGCTTCGGATGGGTGCCTGCGGAACGCCTCTCCCTACTCGTCACCGACGCGGTTCGATAG
- the mutL gene encoding DNA mismatch repair endonuclease MutL: MSRIAILPSAVADQIAAGEVVERPASVVKELVENALDAGATSVDITIEDGGRTLIRIADNGSGMDGADAVLALSRHATSKITSAEQLVGVRSFGFRGEALPAIASVSELQIETASEDGSGTLVRVQAGTLTETGQVARRQGTTVSVHRLFHNTPARLKFMRSARSEWRAIVDAMQAIGVLRRDVHFTVRHDGRVALDWPAVSTLRARLAALWGAADVERFVDVDDVQGVVHVSGLAERPADVGTATRRVLLIVNGRVVRDHGLIRAAEAAYRSTIPAGMRPSLVLQVHVPGGDVDVNVHPAKAEVRFRDRWPLERAVEEAVRRALGLFDASAGIGWRTWSAAPASREPGHALGGIPLEPSALRAAPAPEGLFATPAAADANLAQHAIATATAPTADDLTSAMQVDAMRAEAAREMETLVVPPLMQLRKTYLMFEHDEGVVLIDQHSAHERVLYEQFLGVLERGEAPSQRLLFPLTLHLGPQEADAFEAHRDAFVRLGFEIDHFGGTSLLVQAVPMPHPRFDAERCLRDTLAALIGDRGASAAAKHERLAATFACKAAIKAGDQMSPGEMQALYRALAATVLPAHDVHGRSTIVRLSWDELDRRFGRK, translated from the coding sequence ATGTCGCGAATCGCCATCCTGCCCAGCGCCGTTGCCGATCAGATTGCCGCCGGCGAAGTGGTCGAGCGGCCGGCGTCGGTCGTCAAGGAACTGGTGGAGAATGCGCTGGACGCCGGGGCGACCTCGGTGGACATCACCATCGAAGACGGCGGTCGCACGCTGATCCGCATCGCTGACAACGGCAGTGGTATGGATGGTGCCGACGCGGTGCTCGCGCTCTCCCGGCACGCCACGTCCAAGATCACCTCGGCCGAGCAGCTTGTGGGAGTGCGCAGTTTTGGCTTTCGCGGCGAAGCGCTACCGGCCATCGCCTCGGTGTCCGAACTGCAGATTGAAACGGCGTCAGAAGATGGGTCGGGCACTCTCGTGCGGGTGCAAGCGGGCACACTGACGGAAACCGGACAGGTGGCGCGTCGTCAGGGCACCACGGTGTCGGTGCATCGACTGTTCCACAACACCCCGGCGCGTCTCAAGTTCATGCGCAGCGCCCGCTCTGAATGGCGAGCCATTGTCGACGCCATGCAGGCCATTGGCGTCCTCCGTCGCGACGTGCATTTCACCGTGCGGCACGATGGCCGCGTGGCCCTCGATTGGCCGGCCGTTTCCACGTTGCGCGCACGTCTGGCGGCGCTGTGGGGCGCGGCTGATGTGGAACGCTTCGTCGATGTCGATGATGTGCAGGGCGTCGTGCACGTGTCGGGGCTCGCTGAGCGTCCGGCCGATGTGGGCACCGCTACACGACGGGTGTTGCTGATCGTGAATGGGCGCGTGGTCCGCGATCACGGACTCATTCGTGCCGCGGAAGCCGCGTATCGCTCCACCATCCCTGCTGGTATGCGTCCATCGCTGGTACTGCAGGTGCATGTGCCGGGCGGTGATGTCGATGTCAACGTGCATCCGGCGAAAGCGGAGGTGCGTTTTCGCGACCGGTGGCCACTGGAGCGGGCCGTGGAAGAAGCCGTGCGGCGCGCCCTCGGATTGTTCGACGCCTCCGCCGGCATCGGCTGGCGTACCTGGTCCGCTGCACCGGCCAGTCGCGAACCGGGGCACGCACTGGGCGGGATCCCGCTCGAACCGTCCGCACTGCGCGCGGCACCGGCACCGGAGGGGCTGTTTGCCACGCCCGCTGCCGCCGACGCGAATCTCGCGCAACACGCCATCGCGACGGCGACCGCGCCAACCGCAGACGACCTCACATCGGCGATGCAGGTCGATGCGATGCGAGCCGAAGCGGCGCGAGAGATGGAGACGCTGGTGGTGCCGCCGCTCATGCAGTTGCGGAAGACCTACCTGATGTTCGAACACGACGAAGGGGTGGTGCTCATCGACCAGCATTCCGCGCATGAACGGGTGCTCTATGAGCAGTTTCTCGGCGTGCTCGAACGTGGAGAAGCTCCTTCACAGCGTCTGCTGTTCCCGCTGACGCTGCATCTCGGGCCGCAAGAGGCGGATGCGTTCGAGGCGCATCGCGACGCGTTCGTTCGTCTCGGATTCGAGATCGATCATTTTGGTGGCACCTCACTGCTTGTGCAGGCGGTCCCCATGCCACATCCGCGTTTCGACGCGGAGCGGTGCCTGCGGGATACGCTGGCCGCCCTGATCGGCGATCGAGGGGCGAGCGCGGCGGCCAAACACGAACGATTGGCCGCCACCTTTGCCTGCAAGGCCGCCATCAAGGCCGGCGATCAGATGTCACCGGGCGAGATGCAGGCGCTGTATCGTGCGTTGGCGGCGACCGTGTTGCCGGCACACGACGTGCATGGACGATCGACCATCGTGCGGCTGTCGTGGGATGAACTCGATCGGCGCTTCGGTCGCAAGTAA
- the miaA gene encoding tRNA (adenosine(37)-N6)-dimethylallyltransferase MiaA: MNRDLPTMCIVGPTAAGKSALALALAEQRGLAIVSADSRQIYREFDIGTAKPSEAELARVPHYGVSIIDPIERYSAHRWASDAAHWCDAALAAGTPPVIVGGTGLYVRALVEPFDAIPSLDPQRRLALAQWLETLDREELRRWCQRLDPARAHLGRTQLLRAIETALLSGQRLSAHFSDDAGSQSGVPATADAEPCSVRYLVVDPGPELADRIAARVHQMVAQGFFDEVASLRDQLPADAPAWNACGYRAMRDALEGTMSRAAAVERTIIESRQYAKRQRTWFRHQLPVDAVTHIDPRNPDALQRTLDWWDRAPANAQAVELHTGAATRAHEEQS; this comes from the coding sequence ATGAACCGTGACCTGCCAACGATGTGCATCGTGGGGCCAACGGCGGCCGGCAAATCGGCGTTGGCGCTGGCACTGGCCGAGCAGCGTGGCCTGGCTATCGTCAGCGCGGACTCGCGGCAGATCTACCGAGAGTTCGACATCGGTACGGCGAAACCTTCCGAGGCCGAGCTCGCGCGTGTGCCACACTACGGTGTGAGCATCATCGATCCGATCGAACGCTACTCGGCGCATCGGTGGGCCTCCGACGCGGCACACTGGTGTGACGCCGCCCTCGCGGCTGGCACCCCGCCGGTGATTGTGGGTGGCACCGGCCTGTATGTGCGCGCGCTGGTTGAACCGTTCGACGCCATCCCGTCACTCGATCCGCAACGGCGCCTGGCGCTGGCGCAGTGGCTGGAAACGCTCGATCGCGAAGAACTACGGCGTTGGTGCCAGCGACTCGATCCGGCGCGGGCCCATCTGGGCCGTACACAGTTGCTCCGGGCGATTGAAACCGCGCTGCTCTCTGGGCAGCGACTCAGTGCGCACTTCTCCGATGACGCGGGTTCGCAGAGTGGTGTCCCCGCAACCGCCGATGCGGAGCCGTGTTCGGTCCGCTATCTCGTGGTCGATCCCGGTCCGGAGCTGGCGGACAGAATAGCCGCGCGGGTGCACCAGATGGTGGCGCAGGGCTTCTTCGACGAAGTTGCCAGCCTGCGAGACCAGTTGCCCGCGGATGCGCCGGCGTGGAATGCCTGCGGGTATCGGGCCATGCGTGACGCGTTGGAAGGCACGATGTCGCGCGCCGCCGCCGTGGAGCGCACCATCATCGAGTCACGCCAGTACGCCAAGCGACAGCGCACGTGGTTCCGGCATCAGCTCCCGGTCGACGCGGTCACACACATCGACCCACGCAACCCGGACGCTCTGCAACGCACGCTCGACTGGTGGGATCGTGCACCGGCAAACGCACAGGCCGTGGAATTACACACCGGCGCTGCCACGCGCGCCCATGAGGAACAATCATGA
- the bshA gene encoding N-acetyl-alpha-D-glucosaminyl L-malate synthase BshA, with protein MKIGITCYPTYGGSGAVATELGIALAARGHHVHFITYQQPFRLPSFLPRVWFHEVDVGRYPLFEYPPYDLALAVRMHEVVRDHQLDILHCHYAIPHATSAWIARSMLREEGRDVKVVTTLHGTDITIVGQERSFFTITKFSIEKSHAVTAVSQYLREETYRAFGCTGCNVGVIPNFIDPVEFDRSRHVFPIPADVIAGRKVIMHISNFRPVKRVRDIVRTFALITREVPSVLVMVGDGPERVEAETEARELGVADAVLFLGKIDPIAPLLAGADLFLLTSDKESFGLSALEALASGVPVIGAHAGGLPEVVTDGVTGYLRPVGDVEGMAAAGVQLLSDPARWQAMSAAGAADARRRFSEDAIVAQYESLYERTLST; from the coding sequence ATGAAGATTGGCATTACCTGTTATCCGACTTACGGTGGATCCGGCGCGGTCGCCACCGAGCTTGGCATCGCGCTTGCCGCACGCGGCCATCACGTGCACTTCATCACGTACCAGCAGCCGTTTCGGCTTCCGAGTTTTTTGCCGCGGGTGTGGTTTCACGAAGTGGATGTGGGGCGATACCCGCTGTTCGAATATCCCCCATACGATCTCGCGCTGGCTGTGCGCATGCACGAAGTCGTGCGTGATCATCAACTCGACATCCTGCACTGTCACTACGCCATTCCGCACGCCACCAGCGCCTGGATCGCGCGCTCGATGCTGCGCGAAGAGGGGCGGGACGTGAAGGTCGTGACCACGCTGCATGGCACCGACATCACCATCGTGGGGCAGGAACGGTCGTTTTTCACGATCACCAAGTTCTCGATCGAAAAGTCACATGCCGTGACGGCCGTATCGCAGTACCTGCGCGAAGAGACGTATCGGGCCTTCGGTTGCACCGGTTGCAACGTGGGCGTGATTCCCAACTTCATCGACCCGGTGGAGTTCGATCGTTCGCGCCATGTGTTTCCGATCCCCGCCGATGTGATCGCCGGACGGAAGGTGATCATGCACATCTCCAATTTCCGCCCGGTGAAGCGTGTGCGGGATATCGTGCGGACCTTTGCGCTGATCACGCGCGAAGTGCCATCGGTGCTGGTGATGGTGGGTGATGGCCCGGAGCGGGTGGAGGCGGAAACCGAGGCGCGTGAGCTCGGGGTGGCCGATGCCGTACTCTTCCTCGGCAAGATCGATCCCATCGCACCATTGTTGGCTGGTGCGGATCTGTTTCTGCTCACCAGCGACAAGGAGTCGTTTGGCCTCAGCGCCCTCGAAGCGTTGGCGAGCGGAGTGCCGGTCATTGGGGCGCATGCGGGTGGACTGCCCGAAGTGGTGACCGATGGCGTGACGGGTTACCTCCGCCCGGTGGGTGACGTGGAGGGCATGGCGGCTGCCGGTGTGCAGTTGTTGTCCGATCCTGCGCGCTGGCAGGCGATGAGTGCGGCCGGTGCGGCCGATGCTCGTCGGCGATTCAGCGAAGATGCCATCGTGGCACAGTACGAATCCCTCTACGAGCGGACGCTCTCGACATGA
- the uppP gene encoding undecaprenyl-diphosphatase UppP gives MTVWQAIVLGIVQGLTEPLPVSSSAHLALTPYFLGWSDPGLAFDVALHFGTLLALIWYFRREWLEMIASAWRIARTRRVETVHDRRVLYLIAATIPGGIGGLLLNDLAETTFRSPVVIATSLIVMGILLWAVDRWSARARVLEEVTLRDAIIVGCAQVLALVPGVSRSGSTMTAGRLLKLDRPSVARFSFLMSMPITLAAVIVKMPDAVREHGASLPLLAGVAAAAVSSWFAISVLLRYVARHSFGVFAVYRVLLGIVVFATLASRT, from the coding sequence ATGACCGTGTGGCAAGCCATCGTTCTGGGCATCGTGCAGGGGCTCACGGAGCCGCTGCCCGTTTCCAGCTCCGCGCACCTGGCGCTCACGCCCTATTTCCTGGGCTGGTCCGATCCGGGCCTCGCCTTCGATGTCGCGCTGCATTTCGGGACCCTGCTCGCGCTGATCTGGTATTTCCGGCGCGAATGGTTGGAGATGATCGCCAGCGCATGGCGCATCGCGAGGACCCGTCGTGTGGAAACGGTGCACGACCGACGGGTGTTGTACCTCATCGCAGCCACCATTCCGGGCGGCATCGGTGGACTGCTGCTCAATGATCTCGCCGAAACGACGTTCCGGTCCCCGGTGGTCATTGCCACGTCGCTGATCGTGATGGGCATCCTGTTGTGGGCCGTCGATCGGTGGAGTGCGCGGGCGCGAGTGCTCGAGGAAGTCACGCTGCGTGACGCCATCATTGTCGGGTGTGCGCAGGTCCTGGCGCTGGTACCGGGGGTGTCCCGCTCCGGCTCCACCATGACGGCCGGCCGTTTGCTCAAACTGGATCGCCCCAGTGTGGCCCGTTTCAGTTTTCTCATGAGCATGCCGATCACGCTGGCGGCGGTCATCGTGAAGATGCCCGATGCCGTGCGGGAACATGGCGCATCGCTGCCATTGCTGGCCGGCGTCGCGGCGGCCGCTGTGAGCAGTTGGTTTGCGATCTCGGTGCTGCTGCGTTACGTGGCGCGACACAGCTTCGGCGTGTTTGCCGTCTATCGGGTACTGCTGGGGATCGTGGTGTTCGCCACACTGGCTTCGCGCACATGA
- a CDS encoding biotin--[acetyl-CoA-carboxylase] ligase yields MATPPAAHVIAAAGLVAIDYHESVSSTMDVAHALAVSGAPSGTAVLASEQTQGRGRGGHTWQAEPDAGLWLTLIERPTDARALDVLSLRIGLALAEALTPLVEGAVQLKWPNDLYVGARKLAGILIEARWRDGRPEWAAIGVGINRRIPEHFQQAAHVRLDVSRDELLIVAVRAMRLAAAGTGPLSARECAAWDARDLARGRRVVAPVAGEVTGVSPTGAVRIRDDAGVEHAVHSGSLQFL; encoded by the coding sequence ATGGCCACGCCTCCAGCAGCACACGTCATCGCGGCCGCGGGGCTGGTGGCGATCGACTATCACGAATCGGTGTCGTCCACCATGGATGTCGCCCACGCGCTCGCCGTATCGGGGGCGCCAAGTGGCACCGCCGTGCTGGCGTCGGAGCAGACGCAGGGCAGAGGCCGTGGTGGACACACCTGGCAGGCGGAGCCGGATGCCGGATTGTGGCTCACGCTCATCGAACGACCCACCGATGCTCGCGCACTGGATGTGCTGTCATTGCGCATCGGGCTCGCGCTCGCGGAGGCGCTCACGCCGTTGGTGGAAGGTGCGGTACAGCTCAAGTGGCCCAATGATCTGTATGTGGGCGCTCGCAAACTCGCCGGCATCCTGATCGAAGCACGCTGGCGGGATGGACGGCCCGAATGGGCGGCCATCGGCGTGGGGATCAATCGCCGCATTCCGGAGCATTTCCAGCAAGCAGCCCATGTGCGCCTCGACGTGTCCCGCGACGAACTGCTGATCGTCGCCGTACGGGCGATGCGTCTGGCGGCAGCGGGCACGGGCCCATTGTCCGCGCGTGAATGTGCGGCGTGGGATGCGCGCGATCTGGCGCGTGGCCGTCGGGTTGTGGCTCCGGTTGCCGGAGAGGTGACCGGTGTTTCGCCAACGGGCGCCGTGCGTATTCGCGACGACGCCGGCGTGGAGCACGCCGTGCACAGCGGCTCGCTGCAGTTCTTGTAG
- a CDS encoding co-chaperone GroES gives MANQKVAPLADRVVVKPLEEAEQMRGGLYIPDTAKEKPQQGTVVAVGPGRFEKETRVPMDVKVGDKILYGKYSGTEVTIEGEALLILRESDVLAVIN, from the coding sequence ATGGCCAACCAGAAGGTGGCGCCACTCGCTGATCGCGTTGTCGTGAAGCCGCTCGAAGAAGCGGAGCAGATGCGCGGTGGGCTGTACATCCCCGATACGGCGAAGGAAAAGCCCCAGCAGGGCACCGTGGTCGCCGTCGGCCCGGGCCGTTTCGAGAAGGAGACCCGCGTCCCGATGGACGTGAAGGTCGGCGACAAGATCCTGTACGGGAAGTACAGCGGCACCGAAGTCACGATCGAGGGTGAGGCGCTCCTCATCCTGCGTGAGTCCGATGTCCTCGCCGTGATCAACTGA